The proteins below come from a single Mya arenaria isolate MELC-2E11 chromosome 6, ASM2691426v1 genomic window:
- the LOC128238252 gene encoding ras-related protein Rab-39A-like produces the protein MVEPIFDYQFRLILIGDSTVGKSSLLKYFTDGKFDELCDPTVGVDFFARLLEVKNGVRVKLQLWDTAGQERFRSITRSYYRNSVGVMLVYDISKRQSFESITGWLAEAKFHIEPHQAVYMIIGHKADCDNDRQVSYREAQQFAQVNGLKYIETSAKNGQNVEEAFQLLAKDVYKLLEEGRVKLEDGWDGIKPGFNRTEEHVHLEEEEAKSKCC, from the exons ATGGTTGAACCAATCTTTGACTACCAGTTTCGTCTTATTTTGATAGGAGACAGTACTGTAGGAAAATCTTCTCtcctaaaatatttcactgatGGAAAGTTCGACGAGTTATGTGATCCAACCGTAGGAGTAGACTTTTTCGCAAGGCTGTTGGAAGTGAAGAATGGGGTGCGTGTGAAACTGCAACTGTGGGATACTGCGGGGCAAGAGAGATTCAG ATCAATAACAAGATCCTACTACAGAAACTCAGTTGGAGTTATGCTTGTGTATGACATTTCAAAAAGACAAAGTTTTGAAAGTATAACAGGGTGGCTTGCAGAGGCTAAATTCCACATTGAACCGCACCAAGCAGTCTACATGATTATTGGACACAAAGCAGACTGTGACAATGACCGTCAAGTATCTTATCGTGAGGCCCAACAATTTGCACAGGTAAATGGACTGAAATATATTGAGACATCAGCAAAAAATGGACAGAATGTGGAAGAAGCATTCCAGCTACTTGCGAAAGATGTATATAAGTTATTAGAGGAAGGTAGAGTTAAACTGGAAGATGGATGGGATGGGATTAAACCTGGGTTTAATCGGACTGAAGAACATGTGCATTTAGAAGAAGAGGAAGCAAAATCTAAATGTTGTTGA